A DNA window from Haliovirga abyssi contains the following coding sequences:
- the bioC gene encoding malonyl-ACP O-methyltransferase BioC: protein MIEKEKVIKNFSKGAKTYDKYAKVQKYMAEKLNKLFIEHKEKNINCDMNSKKQILEIGNGTGILTEYILKKYKNLNMDLIDISPEMIKISKEKFKNINNNLNYIVGDAEEYDFNKKYDLIISNATFQWFKDFENTINKLYDSLNNGGEIIFSTFGKETYNELRKILKSISEKYDYSQTFYSMNDIEKIIRDIGAEFTLIEENYIEKFKNVREFLFAIKKIGANSAKEKKEILTPGVYKQLEKEYKKNFTKNNKIIVTNHIIFCKIKKEIKKNIV, encoded by the coding sequence ATGATTGAAAAAGAAAAAGTTATAAAAAATTTTTCAAAAGGAGCTAAAACATATGATAAATATGCAAAAGTTCAAAAATATATGGCAGAAAAATTGAATAAATTGTTTATTGAACATAAAGAAAAAAATATAAATTGTGATATGAATTCAAAAAAACAAATTTTAGAAATAGGAAATGGGACAGGAATATTAACAGAGTATATATTAAAAAAATATAAAAATCTGAATATGGATTTAATAGATATATCGCCCGAAATGATAAAGATTTCTAAAGAAAAATTTAAAAATATAAATAATAATTTAAACTATATAGTTGGAGATGCAGAAGAGTATGATTTTAATAAAAAATATGATTTGATTATTTCAAATGCTACTTTTCAATGGTTTAAAGATTTCGAGAATACAATAAATAAGTTATATGATAGTCTAAATAATGGCGGAGAAATTATATTTTCTACATTTGGAAAAGAAACATATAATGAATTGAGAAAAATATTAAAATCGATATCAGAAAAATATGATTATTCGCAAACATTTTATTCAATGAATGATATTGAAAAAATTATAAGAGATATAGGTGCTGAATTTACACTTATAGAAGAAAACTATATAGAAAAATTTAAAAATGTAAGAGAATTTTTATTTGCAATAAAAAAGATAGGAGCAAATAGTGCTAAAGAAAAAAAAGAAATATTAACACCAGGAGTTTATAAACAATTAGAAAAAGAGTATAAGAAAAATTTTACAAAAAATAATAAGATAATTGTAACAAATCATATTATTTTTTGTAAAATAAAAAAGGAAATAAAAAAAAATATAGTATAA
- a CDS encoding phasin family protein, whose translation MIEKDFFRKTMLAGIGLLDMTKEKADEVVKELVKRGEIAENEGKEYADEILKKAKGFEEELTEKIESVLKEKSYAKEDKVEIIEKKLDEILEKLNNM comes from the coding sequence ATGATAGAAAAAGATTTTTTTAGAAAAACTATGTTAGCTGGAATTGGTTTATTGGATATGACAAAAGAAAAAGCGGATGAAGTTGTAAAAGAGTTAGTGAAAAGAGGAGAAATCGCAGAGAATGAGGGAAAAGAATATGCAGATGAAATTTTGAAAAAAGCAAAAGGATTTGAAGAGGAGCTTACAGAAAAAATTGAATCGGTATTAAAAGAAAAAAGCTATGCAAAAGAGGATAAAGTAGAGATTATTGAAAAGAAATTAGATGAAATACTAGAAAAATTAAATAATATGTAA
- a CDS encoding TlpA family protein disulfide reductase, producing the protein MKKIGILSLITLLLIAGCGETKQKNQESKQSVTKKVESNIKVGIEKGNKIPDFKVMRLDGEIINMEDLKGKYVLLNFWATWCPPCRREMPSIQKLYDDNRSNDKFEIVAISVDQKQAFEVQKFVDDNGYSFPIYYDKGGVLSRKFFIKSIPTTFLVNKDGIIENKVLGGSDWSKLNVQLLTKGVK; encoded by the coding sequence ATGAAAAAAATTGGGATATTGTCATTAATAACATTGTTATTAATAGCAGGATGTGGAGAAACAAAACAAAAAAATCAAGAATCAAAACAATCAGTAACTAAAAAAGTAGAATCAAATATCAAAGTTGGAATTGAAAAAGGAAATAAAATACCTGATTTCAAAGTGATGAGATTAGATGGTGAAATTATTAATATGGAAGATTTAAAAGGAAAATATGTTTTATTAAATTTTTGGGCAACTTGGTGTCCACCATGTAGAAGAGAGATGCCATCAATACAAAAATTATATGATGATAATAGAAGTAATGATAAATTTGAAATTGTGGCTATATCAGTTGACCAAAAACAGGCTTTTGAAGTTCAAAAATTTGTGGATGACAATGGTTATTCTTTTCCAATTTATTATGATAAGGGTGGAGTATTATCAAGAAAATTTTTTATTAAATCAATACCAACCACTTTTCTTGTAAATAAAGATGGAATTATAGAAAATAAAGTGTTAGGTGGTTCTGATTGGTCAAAATTAAATGTACAATTATTAACAAAAGGTGTTAAATAA